The sequence below is a genomic window from Betaproteobacteria bacterium.
AATAAGTTGTATAGGCGCGACCTCTCTCCGCTCTTTACTGTCCGTGTTAATGGCGTTGTAGGCCATTAATCTGCACTGAACTTGCCCCTGTTTGACGTACATCTTAGCAACCCTATTATGCGGCCTTTTTGAACTGTGCCGCGTGCCAGTTTTGTTCAAACTGCATGGGACTGACACACCCTAAGGTTGAATGCAATCTGCGGTGGTTGTAGAAAGTCATCCAGTCAATCACCTCATCCATGGCCTGCCTGCGGGTCTGAAAC
It includes:
- a CDS encoding IS3 family transposase, producing the protein FQTRRQAMDEVIDWMTFYNHRRLHSTLGCVSPMQFEQNWHAAQFKKAA